One Niallia circulans DNA segment encodes these proteins:
- a CDS encoding class I SAM-dependent methyltransferase codes for MKKKAKYQTWIRIHKLLIFLIISLLFLLGTLLPISLYWRVLSGILALPFFYITFILTYSIYQFAAFGGNYQAKIHELIVAKVNLDGKGKILDIGTGSGSLIIKLANTFPKTCLTGIDYWGGNWEYSKAQCQQNAEIEEVSSRIEFKKASAAVLPFKDAEFDLLVSCLTFHEVKDNSNKTEVLKEAMRVLKPSGELVFLDLFADEKVFGDQNKLFNDLREHGVSEWKSYKLADEMNLPKLLLNKKILGNAMIIIGRK; via the coding sequence ATGAAAAAAAAAGCAAAATACCAAACCTGGATTCGAATTCATAAGCTTCTTATTTTTTTAATTATTTCACTCCTTTTTCTTTTGGGTACATTATTACCTATTTCTTTATATTGGCGAGTTCTGTCAGGTATATTAGCCCTGCCGTTTTTTTATATCACCTTTATCCTTACTTATTCTATATACCAATTTGCAGCGTTCGGAGGGAATTATCAGGCAAAAATACATGAGTTAATTGTTGCCAAGGTGAACTTGGACGGAAAAGGGAAAATATTAGATATTGGGACAGGTAGTGGTTCACTAATTATTAAACTTGCAAATACCTTTCCTAAAACCTGTTTAACCGGAATAGATTATTGGGGCGGTAATTGGGAGTACTCCAAAGCTCAATGCCAGCAGAATGCTGAAATAGAAGAGGTTTCTAGTAGAATTGAATTTAAAAAAGCAAGTGCTGCAGTACTTCCTTTTAAAGATGCTGAATTTGATTTACTTGTAAGTTGTCTTACGTTTCATGAAGTAAAAGATAATAGCAATAAAACGGAAGTATTGAAAGAGGCAATGCGAGTGTTAAAACCAAGTGGTGAATTAGTTTTCTTAGATTTGTTTGCAGATGAAAAAGTATTTGGAGACCAAAACAAGCTCTTCAATGACTTAAGGGAACATGGCGTATCAGAATGGAAAAGCTATAAACTTGCTGATGAAA
- a CDS encoding chloramphenicol phosphotransferase CPT family protein, translating into MGNSKKLGKIVILNGTPRSGKSSIAAIIQDSFEGVWMNLGVDNFMKMTPERYQPGIGLRPGGERPDLEPIIVTLYQAMYESIAAHSRLGLNVVVDVGHHDFYATSRGILEKCTKVLKDFPVLFIGVKCNVDVIMERRMATWGTGYTEAGTVPEAVNRWQNSVHVPGIYDMELDTSILSSEECAAAIGTRLETTPLGTAFKQIAEMNC; encoded by the coding sequence GTGGGAAACTCAAAAAAACTTGGTAAAATTGTAATCCTTAATGGAACTCCTCGATCAGGAAAATCAAGTATAGCTGCGATTATTCAAGATTCCTTTGAAGGAGTATGGATGAATTTAGGTGTTGATAACTTCATGAAAATGACGCCAGAGCGTTATCAACCAGGGATCGGCTTAAGGCCTGGGGGAGAGCGTCCTGACCTTGAGCCGATTATTGTTACTTTGTATCAAGCTATGTATGAGTCTATTGCTGCACATAGCCGCTTAGGACTTAATGTTGTCGTTGATGTTGGGCACCATGATTTTTATGCAACTAGTAGAGGTATTCTGGAAAAATGTACTAAGGTTTTGAAGGACTTTCCTGTGTTATTTATAGGTGTTAAATGTAATGTGGATGTTATCATGGAACGAAGAATGGCAACCTGGGGTACTGGTTATACAGAAGCTGGAACAGTACCAGAAGCTGTAAACCGATGGCAGAATTCTGTTCATGTGCCTGGTATTTATGATATGGAATTGGATACATCGATATTAAGCTCGGAAGAATGTGCAGCTGCAATCGGTACGCGTTTAGAAACAACTCCATTAGGTACAGCATTTAAGCAAATTGCTGAAATGAACTGTTAG